The following are from one region of the Streptomyces decoyicus genome:
- a CDS encoding cytochrome P450 family protein: MATEPVEALDLAALGEDYVRDPHKVYARLRERGPVHRVRLPEGTVVWLVVGYDEVRAALSDPRLSKEWRHVSSAQPMQPVSIGVSMLRSNAPQHTRIRGLVARAFTARRVASLAPRIQEMTDELLAAMLAVPEGRADLVEALSFPLPVTVICELLGVPFLERDVFRTWTDILMVGAATPQTREALTAMAGYLDDLVKAKRARPGDDLLTDLIAVSDEDGDRLSQVELLGMAQLLLIAGYETTANLISNGVLALLTHPDQLALLRADLSLIDGAVEEMLRYEGPLETSTFRFTLEPTEIAGTVVPGGGEVVLPVIADSGRDPLRFDDPGRFDITRDARGHVAFGHGIHFCLGAPLARLEARIAVRTLLERCPKLELDAHPADLSWRLGALLRGPRSLPVRWS, from the coding sequence ATGGCAACGGAACCGGTGGAGGCCCTCGACCTGGCGGCGTTAGGGGAGGATTACGTCCGCGATCCGCACAAGGTGTACGCGCGGCTGCGCGAGCGGGGGCCCGTGCACCGCGTACGTCTCCCGGAGGGCACGGTCGTCTGGCTGGTCGTCGGCTACGACGAGGTGCGCGCGGCCCTCAGCGATCCCCGCCTGTCGAAGGAGTGGCGGCACGTCTCGTCCGCGCAGCCCATGCAGCCGGTGTCCATCGGTGTGTCGATGCTCCGCTCCAATGCGCCGCAGCACACCCGCATCCGCGGACTGGTCGCCCGTGCCTTCACCGCGCGTCGGGTGGCGTCCCTCGCGCCACGCATCCAGGAGATGACCGACGAGCTGCTGGCGGCGATGCTCGCCGTACCCGAAGGCCGCGCCGACCTCGTCGAGGCGCTGTCCTTCCCGCTCCCGGTCACCGTCATCTGCGAGCTCTTGGGAGTGCCCTTCCTGGAGCGGGACGTCTTCCGCACCTGGACCGACATCCTGATGGTCGGTGCCGCGACGCCGCAGACCAGGGAAGCCCTGACAGCCATGGCCGGCTACCTCGACGACCTGGTGAAGGCGAAGCGCGCCCGGCCCGGCGACGATCTGCTGACCGATCTGATCGCGGTGAGCGACGAGGACGGCGACCGGCTCAGCCAGGTGGAACTCCTGGGAATGGCACAGTTGTTGCTGATCGCGGGCTACGAGACCACCGCCAATCTGATCTCCAACGGTGTCCTGGCGCTGCTCACCCACCCGGATCAACTCGCCCTGCTGCGCGCCGACCTGTCCCTCATCGACGGCGCGGTCGAGGAGATGCTGCGCTATGAGGGGCCACTGGAGACCTCCACGTTCCGTTTCACCCTCGAGCCGACCGAGATCGCGGGCACGGTGGTCCCAGGTGGCGGCGAGGTGGTGCTCCCCGTGATCGCCGACTCGGGACGCGACCCCCTCCGGTTCGACGATCCCGGCCGCTTCGACATCACCCGCGACGCCAGGGGCCATGTGGCCTTCGGCCATGGCATCCACTTCTGCCTCGGGGCCCCGCTCGCCCGGCTGGAGGCGCGGATCGCGGTGCGCACGCTCCTGGAGCGCTGCCCGAAACTGGAGCTGGACGCCCATCCCGCCGACCTGTCCTGGCGGTTGGGCGCCTTGCTCCGTGGTCCGCGGAGTCTTCCCGTCCGCTGGTCGTGA
- a CDS encoding ABC transporter family substrate-binding protein codes for MKVSRYPLALVATLTVSSLALTACGGSDSDDAQQKAPPGTTAVNIKATDPAKLKQGGTMNWAIPVFATQWNIAEVDGLQVGPTDVMKSLMPSLWHSNAHGVQNPNKAFLLDASSATVKGKQVVTWHLNPKAKWSDGTPITWKDLAANTKALDGHDKAYKVGSTVGFDQVEDVKKGKDDYEAVMTFVKPFADWKGMFNASANQPLYPAKYVSEAKAFNTAYVNKIPVTGNAFKLGSIDKSAKTVTVVADPKWWGDKPKLDKIVFHAMDSTSMPGAFANGEVDYFDVGGDSSAFKQASKVSAGELREAGGPNYRQLTFNGESGKLKDPKVRQALFMATDRATIAKSDLKGLGWKPSTMDNHLLIANQKGYQDNSGKLGKYDPKAAGKLLDEAGWKLSGKTRKKGGQELSLRFIIPANTPAATNEGSMLTQMYQQVGVKLQVQTVPFNDFFDKYITPGDFDITPYTLLGTPFAASGSTNVYSAKGGNNDANVGSKKLDDLLHAASANAADPAGALKQTNQADAEAWQLAGVLPLYQRPDIAAIKKNLVNMGALGMTDVVYERIGFTK; via the coding sequence GTGAAGGTCTCCCGATATCCACTCGCCCTCGTCGCGACCCTCACCGTGTCGTCGCTGGCACTGACCGCCTGCGGCGGCTCGGACAGCGACGACGCCCAGCAGAAGGCTCCGCCGGGGACGACCGCCGTCAACATCAAGGCGACGGACCCCGCGAAGCTCAAGCAGGGCGGGACGATGAACTGGGCCATCCCCGTGTTCGCCACCCAGTGGAACATCGCGGAGGTCGACGGCCTGCAAGTCGGTCCTACGGATGTCATGAAGTCCCTGATGCCGAGCCTGTGGCATTCGAACGCGCACGGGGTGCAGAACCCCAACAAGGCGTTCCTGCTGGACGCCTCGTCCGCGACGGTCAAGGGCAAGCAGGTCGTCACCTGGCATCTGAACCCCAAGGCCAAGTGGTCCGACGGCACGCCCATCACCTGGAAGGACCTCGCGGCCAACACGAAGGCCCTCGACGGTCACGACAAGGCGTACAAGGTGGGATCCACCGTCGGCTTCGACCAGGTGGAGGACGTCAAGAAGGGCAAGGACGACTACGAGGCCGTCATGACCTTCGTCAAGCCGTTCGCGGACTGGAAGGGCATGTTCAACGCATCGGCCAACCAGCCGCTGTACCCCGCGAAGTACGTCTCGGAAGCCAAGGCCTTCAACACCGCCTACGTCAACAAGATCCCGGTCACCGGCAACGCCTTCAAGCTGGGCAGCATCGACAAGTCCGCCAAGACCGTCACCGTGGTGGCCGATCCGAAGTGGTGGGGTGACAAGCCCAAGCTGGACAAGATCGTCTTCCATGCGATGGACAGCACCTCGATGCCCGGCGCCTTCGCCAACGGTGAGGTCGACTACTTCGACGTCGGCGGCGACTCCTCCGCCTTCAAGCAGGCGTCCAAGGTGTCGGCCGGAGAGCTCCGTGAAGCGGGCGGCCCCAACTACCGTCAGCTCACCTTCAACGGCGAGAGCGGCAAGCTGAAGGACCCCAAGGTCCGCCAGGCGCTCTTCATGGCCACCGACCGCGCGACGATCGCCAAGTCGGACCTCAAGGGCCTGGGCTGGAAGCCCTCCACCATGGACAACCACCTCCTGATCGCCAACCAGAAGGGGTACCAGGACAACTCGGGCAAGCTCGGCAAGTACGACCCGAAGGCGGCCGGAAAGCTGCTCGACGAGGCCGGCTGGAAGCTCAGCGGCAAGACCCGTAAGAAGGGCGGCCAGGAGCTGTCGCTGCGGTTCATCATCCCGGCGAACACGCCCGCGGCCACCAACGAAGGGTCGATGCTGACGCAGATGTACCAGCAGGTCGGCGTCAAGCTTCAGGTCCAGACGGTGCCGTTCAACGACTTCTTCGACAAGTACATCACCCCCGGCGACTTCGACATCACGCCCTACACCCTGCTCGGCACGCCGTTCGCCGCCAGTGGATCCACCAACGTCTACAGCGCCAAGGGCGGCAACAACGACGCCAACGTCGGCAGCAAGAAGCTGGACGACCTCCTCCACGCCGCCAGCGCCAATGCCGCCGACCCGGCCGGCGCGCTCAAGCAGACCAACCAGGCCGACGCCGAGGCGTGGCAGCTCGCCGGAGTCCTGCCGCTCTACCAGCGCCCCGACATCGCGGCGATCAAGAAGAACCTCGTCAACATGGGTGCGCTCGGCATGACCGACGTGGTCTACGAGCGCATCGGCTTCACCAAGTAG